A single genomic interval of Suncus etruscus isolate mSunEtr1 chromosome 12, mSunEtr1.pri.cur, whole genome shotgun sequence harbors:
- the MTLN gene encoding mitoregulin, giving the protein MVEVSDRTLQLSVLVAFASGVLVGWQANRLRRRYLDWRKRRLQDKLAVMQKKLDLA; this is encoded by the coding sequence ATGGTGGAAGTGTCAGACAGGACTTTGCAGCTCTCCGTGCTGGTGGCTTTCGCCTCCGGGGTGCTCGTGGGCTGGCAGGCGAACCGGCTGCGGAGGCGCTACCTGGACTGGAGGAAGCGGAGGCTGCAGGACAAACTGGCGGTGATGCAGAAGAAGCTGGACCTGGCCTGA